A stretch of DNA from Methanomassiliicoccales archaeon:
TGTCCTCTTAACATTCTGTCTGCATCTCTCAGATCTTCTCGAAACCTATAACCCCTAAAACCTGGGATATAGCTTTGAATTCTCTTGAGGAGACCACGGTCTTCCTCAACTCTCCTCCGGATGTCTGTCATCTCTTTTTCTCCTGAATGTTACACAAACTATTGAGGTTGTAGCTTAAATACATTGTTAAAGGCACTTTATAGCGCCTCAAGCGATCCCTGATGTTTCTGATATCACTGTTTGCATCTTGGCTAGGTATTTAATGTAATATCGATGTGATCGATAAAGTGATTCACGTGATGTTCTCAGCAAGGCGGTATGGAATTGATCACCAATTTAGGAAATTGTTATGGTTTTAGGAGATAAGGGGGATTACACTGGAGAGATTAAATAGATTTTAGAGATTAGGTAGGTGTGATGAATCGTGTCGGGAAGCTCCGCCAAGTAGCCTACTATGGATTATGGTTCTTGAAGTCAAAACTGGGATCAAGAAAACCACTCGTCAATACAATGATCATCAATTATGAGTGCAATCTTCGATGTAAACACTGCAGTATAGTTGCTCACGCTGAAGAACTGCCTGGACCAAAATCAATGAGCTATGAACTTGCAGTAAAAGAGATGAAAGAACACTTTGAGAATGGTGCCAGAATACTGTTTTTTGAAGGAGGGGAACCAACATTATGGCGTGATGGCCGTAAAGGACTAAAAGACCTTATCATCGCAGGAAAAGAAATTGGTTATTTTGTCGTCGGCTATACCACCAACGGGACGCGTGAGATTGATGAAACGAGTGACGTGATTTCGGTCAGTCTTGATGGGCCTAAACCGGTTCACGAAGAGATTCGTGGACATGGGACATTTGATTCCCTCATGAAGAATCTGGAAAGAACGAATCATTCGAACATTTTCGCCAACATGGTCGTTACGAAGATGAATATGAATTTTGTGAAAGAAACGGTTGAGGTGGTCTCGGAAAACCACAAGATACGGGGTATCATGATTAATTTTCTCACTCCGCCACCGTACTCCATTGCCCTCGACATTCAGGAGAAGCGGAAGATAGTCGATCTCGCTTTAACGATGAAAAGACAGGGGTACCCAATCCTCAACACTGATAGGGCTTTGAAGGAATTGCTGGAGGAGAATTACTCGCAGAAATGTCCCTATTGGGTATCAGCATTCGTTCTGCCTGATGGTTCCAAGTATTTTGGATGCCCGCTCCAGAACACGAGTTCATGTGAGCAGTGTGGCTTTAACGCCGTGAGGGAGTACCGACTGATCACTGTTGGCAATCTGCAGACCATTACCCAGATGTCACGTAGATTCGCAATATCGAAGCAATGATTATCAACAACTGGAATGAGAAAGAGAGCATGAACGCGAGAGGTGCGGGTCTTACATATCTGAAACGGTCACTTTCATTGAAAAGCGTTCTCGAGATCTTGTATGAAAAGGGGATTGAGAGGAATACCAGTAGGTAGAAAATGCTTGATATTGCAATATTGATCACCGATATCAGATAAATGAGAAACATAATGATGACTACTAACTTCGACGCGTTTCTCAGGCCAAGGCGAACACAGAGGTCCTTCTCTCCTGCCTCGAGATGCGCTTCATACCCTGACATCTCGTCGACCAACCGCATATTCATGACAAGGAGGCCGACTGAAAGTGCGACCAAGAACGCGTCATAGCTAAAGAACCCGGTGGTGACAAAAAAAGAAAAGAAAGAAATCATAAAGAAAGAGAGGAAGACGTCGAACTCACCAAGGCCGCGTGCTCCAAGGTTCATGGGTGGGGCTGTATAAAAGTAACTTAGGAAGAATGCGATGAGGCCGAGAAGGATGACAATAATACCTCCGTGGATGACTATTGGAATTGAGAGAAGGATTGCTAAACCCGCCAGAAGAGCCATGAGTGTTTTGCCCTCTGATTCAGTAACATAACCGAGGTCAAACGCATTTCCAGACCAGTATAACTTACTATTCAATATCTCCTTCGCCCCTCTTTCAAATTCCTTATCTCTTGAGAAAAATCTTGAGGAGTCAGCGCCACTCTTATGATCAAAGTAATCATTTGAGAGGTTGACAAAAAGGGCTAAAACAAAAACATCGAGTACAATGAAAACACCAATTACGACTTGAGGGGTGTGAACCAAAGCGGTGAAGACACCGGTAAGCGATGCAAGGACAAACGGTAGGGTATAGGTGAATCGGAAGACGTTTTTCAGCCATTCCCATTTCGTGATCGAAGATGTTCCTACGGTGTCCATGTCCCCCGCTCCCTTATTCCAATGTTATGCGATATTCCTCTCTCAATTTCGGTGAGGGTTGGGAAGTATCTTGTTACAATAAATAACCGTTTCAACTACTACTGCAACTTGCAATCAAACTATTAGATTTGTCGGAGCATTATGGTTCTTTTTGTTAGAAATACCGACGGATTTATTGAGTTGCAAAAATGAGTCATTAATAAGTCGCGGCACTAATGTCCATCGTGAGCGGCCACTGTGTATCCAAACTAATTCCCAAATAGTGTTGGCGATCATTTTAGCGAAATGATTCTTTAGAGTTTCGTATAATTTCATGATTAGGAGCTTTCTTACAATTTCCATAACGTTTATTCGTAATTCTTCATTCGCGTTATTTCGCATAGAAGTAGATCAGATAGATGGTGGTAAGGCTTGTTCAATGTGACATTAGGTCAATTTTTTCTTTCATCATTTTTCTTGAATGCGCTTAATATTGCGAACAAATCATGTTCTCTTCTTTTTGAAGATTAATATATATTCGTGATCATTTTTCGGAAAATACGCGACGGGATAACCATACACAAGACGACCGCCGGTGCTGTAGTTGAGAATGTAGATATTTATATTAATGAGTTCTAAACCAATTTTCTTTGCAATCTGTATATAATCCGAATGGATTGGACATTTTGCATTTTTTTTGAAGAGATCCTGCGTATTCACTATCGCATACTTTTCAGGTTTCAAAACGCGCATCATCCCTTCAAATGCTCTCTCCATTTCGCTAAGGAATGTCGAATAATCATGAATATTCCCTAACTGACCAGGATGTTCATGATTGTAATTCACCACGTCAAAATATGGAGGAGATGTAACAATGAGATCGATCGATTCATCGGGCATTTCCTCCATGATCTTTCTGCAATCTTCCTCGAGAACTAAATGGGTGGTATCAGGTAATGAATCTGTTTGGGCATCCCTTAGTCGCTCAATCGTAGTCATTACGGAAAAAGGGTTGATATCGATACCGGCACTGTTTCGCCCCAGTTGGAATGCGACAACATTCGTGGTCCCAGAACCACAGAAAGGATCGAGAACTGTTTCCCCAGGATGTGAAAATAATCTGATGTATTTCTCTGGAAGCTCAGGAATAAATCGCGCAGGGTGAGAGTCTTTCCAGACATGTCTTTTGTTTACATTGAGAACAGTTGACCCGAGCTGACTTATTTCTTTACGGCTAAGGCAGTTTAATCGTGTCGGTTTACATGAGCATGTTCGCTTCGTTGGAAGCCAGCTATAATCTTGATCTGTAAGAATTTTCATGGTCGTATCGAATTGATGATCAAAGTGCTGAATTTGATTTTTTCGGTTGTGTTAAAAAATTACGGATTTTTAATATGAAAACCAAACAGATATCAGGAGGCTGACTGAAAACTAATTCTAACTTCCTTCTTTATCTCCCAAAGTGATCTTTCCTTGTCCCTTCATCTCGGAAAATAATTCAAGAAAAACGCAAAGAGACGAGTTTTTTCACCATTCTTTAATTATCCTTTTTCAAAAGATACAAATATTATTACGATATTTTCCGACTCCATACCATTGATATGATAAGACATGACACGGAAAGAGTATGAGGTGAAAGCGTGAGCGCGATCGAAAATGCTAGATCTACGACTGGAACACGAACACGTGTTTCTGATGTGAGCCCATTGAGTGGCATGTGTCCATTGTGCATCGAAGAATGCCAGACTCTTTGCGAGGTTGGGAAGTCTGCTTTTAGGGGAAGAGAAGTTCTCTACCCCAGTCCTGAGTATTTCGGCGTCAGTACAGCGGCATCAAACAAGGATTTCATGCTTGACTGGTCGCATTTTCAGATACTATCGGAGCTTATTGGTGCCTGGGGTATAGATCCTATACCGGACAAGGCATTCTTTGAGAATGCAGATGTTACGACTGCTGTTGCCACGCATTCCAAGAAGCCGATTAGACTTAAGGTACCAGTTACGATTGCTGGTCTTGGGTCAACTGCTGTGGCAAAGAGAAATTGGGACGGTCTTGCAAAGGGTGCCGCACTCTCCGGTACGATACTTGTTATTGGTGAGAACGTATGCGGTATGGATCCCGAAGCAACATACACCAATGGAAAAGTTGCCGACTCACCTGATCTCAGGAGCAGAGTAAAAGCATATAAGGAGCTATGGGACGGTGTACACGGGGAAATAGCAGTACAGACGAATGTTGAAGACCAGAGGGGAGGCGTTGATGACTACGCGCTCTCAAAGCTTGAAGTTAACGTTATTGAAAGAAAATGGGGCCAGGGTGCAAAGTCTATTGGTGGCGAGGTGAGACTCTCATCAATCGAGCGGGCAATTGAACTCAAGAAGAGAGGGTATATTGTTGTTCCTGATCCTGAGGATAAGGCTGTACAAGAGGCGTTCAAATCTGGTGCTTTCAAGACGTTTGAGAGGCATAGCAGAGTGGGATTTCCCGATGCGAGAGCCTTTATTGAAGACGTTGAGAGGCTGAGAGAGAAGGGCGCAAAGTATGTGTTTTTGAAGACTGGAGCCTACAGACCAGAAGTTGTCGCTTTTACAATGAAGGCTGCTTCTGAGGCAAAGATCGATTTGATCACCTTCGATGGTGCTGGGGGAGGTACAGGGATGAGCCCTGTTCCAATGATGAACGAATCGAGTACTCCGACGATCCACTTGGAAGCTCAGGTTCTCAGGTGCGTCCAGATCCTCAAGGAACAAGGTAGATTCATTCCTGATATCGCAATTGCAGGCGGATTTGTTAACGAGACACAGATTTTCAAGTCGATTGCGATGAGCAATCTTGGCGATGGACCCGTCGTAAAGGCAATTGCAATGGCACGAGCCCCGCTCCTCGCTGTTATGAAGTCAAATTACTTCACGCGCCTCGCAGAATTGAAGAAGTTGCCAAAGAATTTTGCTGATGAATATGGAGACAATCCAGAAAACTTTTTCATCGCTGCCCGGGACATCGAGAGGAAGTTCCCTGATCTAAAACTCGGCAAAGATATTCCATGGGGTGCAGTTGGACTTTACACATATTTCGTAGACAGATTGGGTGAGGGACTGAAGCAGTTGATGGCAGGCTCAAGGAAGTTCAAACTCCAGTACTTGAGCAGAGACGATATTGTCTCGTTGACGGAGAAGGCTACGAAGGTCACAGGTATTGAAACGCTTGAAGGAATGGCTGAAAGGGTCATCCCAATGATCCTTGAAAACTGGGAGGATGTTAGCAACAGAGATGTGATCAGAATTAGCCCCCAGATGGTGCGACATTAATAAGACAGAAAAAGATCATTTTATATTAACATTTTTTTATTTTTTCTTATCTCTCTAAATGAAAGGCTTTAAGAAATCTATGTTAATCTCAGTGGAGAGGGAATTATTTTATCATTAAGTGCGCGAACAGTTGGTTGATCGAAAAAATTATTACTCCAAATTCTGATTTCGAGCTACAGTGTCTGCCTTCGTTAAACAGCAGAAAAATGCAACAACAGAGTTTTTAGTGGAATTTTTCGAGAAATCAGCTACTATCCCGTTTTTTAATCAAGACGCTAGTGTTTCGGAGAGGTTTTTGTGAGGTAGTTTGCGCGTAATAGGGAGTGATCTTCCGTGGATGTGTATGAAGCGATAAAGACAAGACGAAGCATAAGGAAGTACAAAGGTGACATTGTTCCAGAGAATGTTCTCAAAAGAATCCTTAATGCAGCAAGGCTGGCACCGACAACCGAGAATTTTCAGCCATGGAGAATTGTTGTTGTAAGCGACGAGGATATAAAAAGAAAATTGGTGTCTGCCTGTAACAATCAAAAATTCATTGCGGAAGCACCGCTTGTCCTCGTTGCATGCGGTCTTCCAGATGAAGCTTATCCGATGCTTGGTGGATACATGAACAGTTATCCAGTTGATGTGGCAATTGCAATGACTCATCTCACCCTGGCTGCGACGGCAGAAGGTCTGGGAACTTGTTGGATCGGGTCATTCAAGGAAGAAAAGGTAGCAGAAGCGATCGGCGCACCTCCAGAAGCTAAAGTAGTCGCAATAACCCCACTGGGATACCCTGCTGAAGATGGTGAAAAAACTGAAAGGAAGAATTTAGACGAACTCGTATCATATAACAAATACTGATCAGACCTACTATGAAATGAACTTGTGGTCTGCTTCCAAGGGATTTAGGCGAATAATCTTCAGGTTTTAATTTAGCCGAAATAGTTCGGGGAATTTATAATAAATGACTTTATCGATTTAAACGATAGTTAATTGAGGAGAAATGACAACCACTTCTGGCAAGAATTCTTGCGAAATCAAAGTCGATAAGACACTCGACTGTATGGGCCTCTACTGT
This window harbors:
- a CDS encoding radical SAM protein, whose amino-acid sequence is MNRVGKLRQVAYYGLWFLKSKLGSRKPLVNTMIINYECNLRCKHCSIVAHAEELPGPKSMSYELAVKEMKEHFENGARILFFEGGEPTLWRDGRKGLKDLIIAGKEIGYFVVGYTTNGTREIDETSDVISVSLDGPKPVHEEIRGHGTFDSLMKNLERTNHSNIFANMVVTKMNMNFVKETVEVVSENHKIRGIMINFLTPPPYSIALDIQEKRKIVDLALTMKRQGYPILNTDRALKELLEENYSQKCPYWVSAFVLPDGSKYFGCPLQNTSSCEQCGFNAVREYRLITVGNLQTITQMSRRFAISKQ
- a CDS encoding prenyltransferase — encoded protein: MDTVGTSSITKWEWLKNVFRFTYTLPFVLASLTGVFTALVHTPQVVIGVFIVLDVFVLALFVNLSNDYFDHKSGADSSRFFSRDKEFERGAKEILNSKLYWSGNAFDLGYVTESEGKTLMALLAGLAILLSIPIVIHGGIIVILLGLIAFFLSYFYTAPPMNLGARGLGEFDVFLSFFMISFFSFFVTTGFFSYDAFLVALSVGLLVMNMRLVDEMSGYEAHLEAGEKDLCVRLGLRNASKLVVIIMFLIYLISVINIAISSIFYLLVFLSIPFSYKISRTLFNESDRFRYVRPAPLAFMLSFSFQLLIIIASILRIYVTSG
- a CDS encoding DNA methyltransferase — protein: MKILTDQDYSWLPTKRTCSCKPTRLNCLSRKEISQLGSTVLNVNKRHVWKDSHPARFIPELPEKYIRLFSHPGETVLDPFCGSGTTNVVAFQLGRNSAGIDINPFSVMTTIERLRDAQTDSLPDTTHLVLEEDCRKIMEEMPDESIDLIVTSPPYFDVVNYNHEHPGQLGNIHDYSTFLSEMERAFEGMMRVLKPEKYAIVNTQDLFKKNAKCPIHSDYIQIAKKIGLELININIYILNYSTGGRLVYGYPVAYFPKNDHEYILIFKKKRT
- a CDS encoding glutamate synthase-related protein, with protein sequence MSAIENARSTTGTRTRVSDVSPLSGMCPLCIEECQTLCEVGKSAFRGREVLYPSPEYFGVSTAASNKDFMLDWSHFQILSELIGAWGIDPIPDKAFFENADVTTAVATHSKKPIRLKVPVTIAGLGSTAVAKRNWDGLAKGAALSGTILVIGENVCGMDPEATYTNGKVADSPDLRSRVKAYKELWDGVHGEIAVQTNVEDQRGGVDDYALSKLEVNVIERKWGQGAKSIGGEVRLSSIERAIELKKRGYIVVPDPEDKAVQEAFKSGAFKTFERHSRVGFPDARAFIEDVERLREKGAKYVFLKTGAYRPEVVAFTMKAASEAKIDLITFDGAGGGTGMSPVPMMNESSTPTIHLEAQVLRCVQILKEQGRFIPDIAIAGGFVNETQIFKSIAMSNLGDGPVVKAIAMARAPLLAVMKSNYFTRLAELKKLPKNFADEYGDNPENFFIAARDIERKFPDLKLGKDIPWGAVGLYTYFVDRLGEGLKQLMAGSRKFKLQYLSRDDIVSLTEKATKVTGIETLEGMAERVIPMILENWEDVSNRDVIRISPQMVRH
- a CDS encoding nitroreductase family protein, which translates into the protein MDVYEAIKTRRSIRKYKGDIVPENVLKRILNAARLAPTTENFQPWRIVVVSDEDIKRKLVSACNNQKFIAEAPLVLVACGLPDEAYPMLGGYMNSYPVDVAIAMTHLTLAATAEGLGTCWIGSFKEEKVAEAIGAPPEAKVVAITPLGYPAEDGEKTERKNLDELVSYNKY